CACCGCGGTCGGGCGCCTCGTCGGCGCGATCGACTGGCTCGTGGACGCCGGGCCCGGCCTCTACGACGCCCTCGACGTCCCCGTCCGGCCCGCCGTCGGCAAGCTCGGAGGCACCCGCCCATGAACCTCGACGTCCCCGACGGCAAGGACCCCATCCAGTACGCGTGGGGCGAGCTGGTCCCCGGCATCGGCCCCGCCGCCGCGCACCTCTCCCTGGCCGTCTACGAGCACACCACCCTCGGCCTCCGCGAGTTCGAGGCGGCGCGCCTGCGCGTGGCCCAGCTCAACGGCTGCGCGTTCTGCCTCGACTGGCGCACCGAACGCGACGGGCGGAAGGTCGAGGACGGGTTCGCCGACGCGGTCACCGAATGGCGCACCACCGACGCCTTCGACGACCGCACCCGCCTCGCCGCCGAGTACGCCGAACGGTACGTCCTCGACCACCACGGCCTCGACGAGGAGTTCTGGGACCGCATGACCGCGCACTACACCCAGCGCGAGATCGTCGAACTGAGCATGTGCATCGGCTCCTGGCTGGCCTTCGGGCGGCTGAATCGCGTCCTCGGCCTGGACACCATGTGCGTCGTCCCCCGCCGCTGAGCGGCCCTAGTGGGTGCGGCCGAGCTCGACCAGCAGGACGCCCGCGATGATGCAGCCGATGCCGACGCCCATGACGCCGGTGAGAGGCTCCCGGAACAGGAACCGTCCGGCGACGGCGGTCAGGGCGACCCCCGCGGCGGTCCAGATGCCGTAGGCGACGCCGATGCCGATGCCGCGCTGAAGCGTCAGGCTGAGGAACGCGAACGCGAGCAGGTAGCCCGTGACCACGACCGTGTACCAGACGCGGCGGCCCGTGGCGGCCATGCGCAGCGACAGCGTCGCCGTGACCTCGGAGACGATCGCCGACACCAGGAAGGCCCAGGCCATCAGGCGTCCGCTCGCCGCGCCCGGTGCGAGCCGAACTCCACCAGCAGCACCCCGCCGATGATCAGCGCCAGCCCCGCGAAGATCAGCGCGTTGAGCGCCTCACCGAAGATCGCGGCCCCCAGCACGGCGGTCAGCGCCACCCCGAGCGCACCCCAGATGCCGTAGGCGACCCCCAGCGGCATCCCGGCGCGCAGCACCTCCGCCAGGAGCACGAAGGACGCGACGTAGCCGACGACGACCACGGAGTAGAGGACGGGACGGTCCAGCGCGGCCTTCAGCGACAGCGACCCGGTCACCTCGCTGCAGATCGCACCCCCCAGCAACGCCCACGTCCTCATGGTCCCGGTTCCGTGCCTTTCATCCATCGTCGGGGGAGACCGCTCATGCTCGTCCCAGGCCAGCAATGATCTTACGGTCGACCTCGGCGACACCGCGTTTCAGGCATTTATCTTGGACTGGATCTCGGTGGCCAGCTTGAGCGTCGTTGCCCGCATGTCGGCGGGGTCCGGATCGTCGCCGAGACCGTGGTCCTCGGTGTAGTGGACGTTGACGATCAGGTTGCTCTTCCGGAAGACGACCTGATGCTTGTCCGGACGATCGCGGGACATGGCGGAGAACGCGTCCGGCCCGAGGGCCGGTTCCTTGCGCTGGACGCTGTCCCTTGCCAAGACGGGTTTCGCCATCCGCTTCCGGGCTTCCTTGACCGCGGACGTCCACCCATTGGTCTCCACGACGCCCAGGAAGACGACGACGCTGCGGAAAGGCTCCCCCTTGATTCTCCACTCGCAGGAAATGCCGCCCTCCAAGCCGCCCTCCGACTCGGGGGTGGAGAAGGCCGCGGGACGGATGTCGCTGCATGAGGGGGCCTCGGCGAAGGCGCCCTGGTCCACCAGGACCCCGCCAGGGTTGATGACCGCCACCAGGAACGAGATGTACACGAGTGCGGCGGCGACGATGCACGTCAGCACAGCCCAGAGGCCCACCCTGAGGACGGTCTCGGGGCCGCGCCGTCGCGGCTTGGGCGGCACGGTCCGGGCCACCGTCCGGGTGCGCGACGGGACGGTCGCTTCCAGTGTCCGCGCCGGTCGTTCCCCCGGTGCCGCCGTGATGGCGCGAAGTCGGGTGGCGACTTCGTGGGCGTTGTCGGGGCGGTGGTCGGGGTTTTTGGCGAGGAGTTGGGTGATGAGGTGGTCGAGGTCTTGGGGGATGTGGGGGTGGGTGTCGCGCACTGCCGGGGCTGGGGTGAGTAGGACGGCGTGGAGGAGTTCGGGCATGGTGGCGGCGGTGAAGGGGCGTTTGCCGGTGAGGAGTTGGTAGGCCAGGCCGCCGAGGGCGTAGAGGTCGGTGCGGTGGTCGATGGGGGTGGTGCGGTCGAATTGTTCGGGGGCCATGAAGGCGGGGGTGCCGATCATGGCGCTGCCGGTCAGGTCGGTGGTCTGTTCGGCGTAGCGGGCGATGCCGAAGTCGAGGATTTTGGTGCGGTCGCCGTCGAGGAGCATGACGTTGGCGGGTTTGATGTCGCGGTGCACCACGCCTTTGTCGTGGGCTTCGGCAAGCGCGTCGGCGATCTGGGCCAGCAGCTTCGTCGCGCGTTCTACGGGCAGACCCTGGGGGTGGGCTTCGGTGAGCGCGGCGAGGTCGGTGCCGCGCAGCAGTTCCATGACCAGGAACAGCGTCCCGTCGCCGTCGC
The sequence above is drawn from the Actinomadura hallensis genome and encodes:
- a CDS encoding carboxymuconolactone decarboxylase family protein — translated: MNLDVPDGKDPIQYAWGELVPGIGPAAAHLSLAVYEHTTLGLREFEAARLRVAQLNGCAFCLDWRTERDGRKVEDGFADAVTEWRTTDAFDDRTRLAAEYAERYVLDHHGLDEEFWDRMTAHYTQREIVELSMCIGSWLAFGRLNRVLGLDTMCVVPRR
- a CDS encoding DMT family transporter; the encoded protein is MAWAFLVSAIVSEVTATLSLRMAATGRRVWYTVVVTGYLLAFAFLSLTLQRGIGIGVAYGIWTAAGVALTAVAGRFLFREPLTGVMGVGIGCIIAGVLLVELGRTH
- a CDS encoding DMT family transporter, which translates into the protein MLGGAICSEVTGSLSLKAALDRPVLYSVVVVGYVASFVLLAEVLRAGMPLGVAYGIWGALGVALTAVLGAAIFGEALNALIFAGLALIIGGVLLVEFGSHRARRADA
- a CDS encoding serine/threonine-protein kinase codes for the protein MRSGRRLAGRYRLDEPLGRGGMGEVWRAHDLRLNRTVAIKTLPARGAPEQAVARFRREAEIAASLQHPGIAVLFDIDTDDGDGDGDGTLFLVMELLRGTDLAALTEAHPQGLPVERATKLLAQIADALAEAHDKGVVHRDIKPANVMLLDGDRTKILDFGIARYAEQTTDLTGSAMIGTPAFMAPEQFDRTTPIDHRTDLYALGGLAYQLLTGKRPFTAATMPELLHAVLLTPAPAVRDTHPHIPQDLDHLITQLLAKNPDHRPDNAHEVATRLRAITAAPGERPARTLEATVPSRTRTVARTVPPKPRRRGPETVLRVGLWAVLTCIVAAALVYISFLVAVINPGGVLVDQGAFAEAPSCSDIRPAAFSTPESEGGLEGGISCEWRIKGEPFRSVVVFLGVVETNGWTSAVKEARKRMAKPVLARDSVQRKEPALGPDAFSAMSRDRPDKHQVVFRKSNLIVNVHYTEDHGLGDDPDPADMRATTLKLATEIQSKINA